One Alligator mississippiensis isolate rAllMis1 chromosome 16, rAllMis1, whole genome shotgun sequence genomic region harbors:
- the LOC109281456 gene encoding uncharacterized protein LOC109281456, with amino-acid sequence MMHWGEEGRGVPRDELLHNLGATLWKVNSGLDPNEAVTAPKISPPNAWGNLAIDQINHQKETPSPSLGNKKTASYSFSMCHGKSLLGWGYLVGHQMLGRWAAPKICIYTAASLLYRTPITDLQAIIHVFTEACKKMGLMFNIQKTKFLHQQALNEQSPAPVIQIHGETLENIEYFPYLRSQLSQKAEMDEEIQRHLKYASAAFGCQRKQVFEDHDIRSETKLMAHAAVMIPT; translated from the exons AGATGAGCTTCTGCACAACCTTGGAGCCACCCTTTGGAAGGTGAATTCAGGCCTTGACCCAAATgaggctgtcactgccccaaAGATCTCGCCACCAAATGCATGGGGCAACTTGGCCATCGATCAAATTAATCACCAGAAAGAAACGCCCTCTCCCTCTCTGGGAAATAAGAAGACAGCGTCATACAGCTTCTCCATGTGCCACGGAAAGTCCCTGCTCGGATGGGGTTATCTAGTAGGACACCAGATGCTGGGAAGATGGGCAGCACCAAAG ATTTGCATATATACAGCTGCATCCCTTCTATACAGGACTCCCAtaacagaccttcaggcaatcatccatgtctttactgaggcatgcaagaaaatgggactgatgtttaacattcagaagactaagtttctccatcaacaagctcttaatgaacagtccccagctcccgtaattcagattcatggtgagacccTGGAGAACATCGAGTACTTCCCGTACCTCAGAAGCCAGCTCTCACAGAAGGCCGAGATGGATGAAGAAATTCAGCGTCACCTCAaatatgcaagtgcagccttcggatgccagaggaaacaagtgtttgaagatcatgacatcagatccgaaaccaagctcatggctCATgcagcagtcatgatccccacctga